From the Amycolatopsis thermoflava N1165 genome, one window contains:
- a CDS encoding LacI family DNA-binding transcriptional regulator, with translation MVAEAAGVSLPTVSKVLNGRGDVAAATRQRVQDVLKDLGYVPQPGRRTVGPARVVDLVFDDLVSPYSLEVLRGVTEAGAETGVDVVVGRLPESDDDDWARRLSLAGREGLIVVTSELTRAQVEGFARAGLPLVVIDPLNLPRVEVTSVGATNWNGGVSATEHLLQLGHRRIAYAGGPVQASCSQARQHGYRAALENAGVTVDPRLILHGAFGYPDGLEMGGRLLDLPEPPTAVFAASDATALGVMEAARRRGLRVPEDLSVVGFDDTMLAELATPALTTVRQPLQDMGRVALRTLMRLAAGETLDSHHVELATNLVVRDSTTNLRGAP, from the coding sequence ATGGTGGCCGAGGCCGCCGGGGTTTCGCTGCCGACGGTCTCCAAGGTGCTCAACGGCCGCGGCGACGTGGCGGCGGCGACCCGGCAGCGGGTCCAGGACGTGCTGAAGGACCTGGGTTACGTGCCCCAGCCCGGGCGGCGCACGGTCGGGCCCGCGCGCGTGGTGGACCTGGTGTTCGACGACCTGGTGAGCCCCTATTCGCTGGAGGTCCTGCGCGGGGTCACCGAGGCGGGCGCGGAAACCGGGGTGGACGTCGTGGTCGGGCGCCTGCCGGAGTCCGACGACGACGACTGGGCGCGGCGCCTGAGCCTGGCCGGCCGCGAAGGGCTGATCGTGGTCACCTCCGAGCTGACCCGCGCACAGGTCGAGGGCTTCGCGCGGGCCGGGCTGCCGCTCGTGGTGATCGACCCGCTGAACCTGCCGCGCGTCGAGGTGACCAGCGTCGGCGCCACCAACTGGAACGGCGGGGTGTCCGCCACCGAACACCTGTTGCAGCTGGGCCACCGGCGCATCGCCTACGCCGGCGGGCCGGTGCAGGCCTCCTGCAGCCAGGCCCGCCAGCACGGCTATCGCGCGGCGCTGGAGAACGCCGGCGTGACCGTCGACCCGCGGCTGATCCTGCACGGCGCCTTCGGCTACCCGGACGGACTGGAGATGGGCGGGCGGCTGCTCGACCTGCCGGAGCCGCCGACCGCCGTGTTCGCGGCCAGCGACGCGACCGCGCTGGGCGTGATGGAAGCCGCCCGGCGGCGGGGACTGCGCGTGCCCGAGGACCTGTCGGTCGTCGGGTTCGACGACACCATGCTCGCCGAGCTGGCCACGCCCGCGCTGACCACCGTGCGGCAGCCGTTGCAGGACATGGGCCGCGTCGCGCTGCGCACGCTGATGCGGCTCGCTGCCGGCGAAACCCTCGACTCCCACCACGTGGAGCTGGCCACCAACCTGGTGGTGCGCGATTCGACGACGAACCTGCGAGGAGCACCATGA
- a CDS encoding response regulator — MTGPRVVIADDQALVRTGFRMILASGGVDVVGEAADGAEAVATVRDLEPDVVLMDIRMPAMDGLEAARRILARDPGCRVLMLTTFDLDRYVYDALAAGASGFLLKDVTPEHLVAAVRLVGTGDALLAPSITRRLVERFAAGQARPAPHRDLAVLTPRELEVLTLVARGRSNAEIAAELTLSEATVKTHVARIFAKLSLRDRAQAVVLAYETGLVSPGD, encoded by the coding sequence GTGACCGGGCCGCGCGTGGTGATCGCCGACGACCAGGCCCTGGTGCGCACCGGCTTCCGGATGATCCTCGCCTCCGGCGGCGTCGACGTCGTGGGCGAGGCGGCGGACGGCGCGGAGGCCGTTGCCACCGTCCGCGACCTGGAGCCGGACGTCGTGCTCATGGACATCCGGATGCCGGCGATGGACGGCCTGGAGGCCGCGCGCCGCATCCTGGCGCGCGACCCCGGCTGCCGGGTGCTCATGCTGACCACGTTCGACCTCGACCGCTACGTCTACGACGCGCTCGCCGCCGGGGCCAGCGGCTTCCTGCTCAAGGACGTCACCCCCGAGCACCTGGTGGCCGCGGTGCGCCTGGTCGGCACCGGCGACGCGCTGCTGGCCCCGTCGATCACCCGGCGGCTGGTGGAACGTTTCGCCGCGGGGCAAGCACGCCCGGCGCCGCACCGCGACCTCGCCGTCCTGACCCCGCGCGAACTGGAGGTCCTCACCCTCGTCGCGCGGGGCCGGTCGAACGCCGAGATCGCCGCGGAGCTGACGCTCAGCGAGGCGACGGTCAAGACCCACGTGGCCCGCATCTTCGCCAAGCTGTCGTTGCGCGACCGCGCCCAGGCCGTCGTCCTCGCCTACGAAACCGGGCTGGTCTCCCCGGGCGACTGA
- a CDS encoding carbohydrate ABC transporter permease, translating into MRTRPNYLGGLAGFVWLAVVLVPVYYVVVTSLRNQRGFYDANPLSVPAPPTFSAYELVLRNDFWRYFANSVVVTLATVAIAVAVALMAAYYVVRGTTWFSRFTYRGYLLGLAIPIQATIIPVYYLITRAQLYDTLLAIILPSVAFAIPLSVIILANFLRDVPNELFESMRVDGAGDWRMLFSLVLPMIRPAVVTVAVYDGLNVWNGFLFPLILTQSPDQRVLPLALWSFQGQFRVNIPAVLAAVVLSTLPVLALYVLGRRQLVSGLTAGFGK; encoded by the coding sequence ATGCGGACCCGTCCGAACTACCTCGGCGGCCTCGCCGGGTTCGTGTGGCTGGCCGTCGTGCTGGTGCCGGTGTACTACGTGGTGGTGACGAGCCTGCGCAACCAGCGCGGGTTTTACGACGCGAACCCGTTGTCGGTGCCGGCCCCGCCGACGTTCAGCGCGTACGAACTGGTGCTGCGCAACGACTTCTGGCGGTATTTCGCCAACAGCGTGGTCGTGACGCTCGCGACGGTGGCGATCGCGGTCGCGGTGGCGTTGATGGCCGCCTACTACGTGGTGCGCGGCACGACGTGGTTCTCGCGGTTCACCTACCGCGGCTACCTGCTGGGCCTGGCGATCCCGATCCAGGCGACGATCATCCCGGTGTACTACCTGATCACGCGGGCGCAGCTGTACGACACGCTGCTGGCGATCATCCTGCCGTCGGTGGCGTTCGCGATCCCGCTGTCGGTGATCATCCTGGCGAACTTCCTGCGGGACGTGCCGAACGAGCTGTTCGAGTCGATGCGGGTGGACGGCGCCGGTGACTGGCGGATGCTGTTCAGCCTGGTGCTGCCGATGATCCGGCCGGCGGTGGTGACGGTCGCGGTGTACGACGGACTGAACGTGTGGAACGGGTTCCTGTTCCCGCTGATCCTGACGCAGAGCCCGGACCAGCGGGTGCTGCCGCTCGCGTTGTGGTCGTTCCAGGGGCAGTTCCGGGTCAACATCCCCGCGGTGCTGGCGGCGGTCGTGTTGTCGACGCTGCCGGTGCTGGCGCTGTACGTCCTGGGGCGGCGGCAGCTGGTCAGCGGCCTGACGGCGGGTTTCGGGAAGTGA
- a CDS encoding carbohydrate ABC transporter permease, producing the protein MSTVLEQRDRAPARTPAPGRGRLRTGPSPLMAVPALAFFGVFAIVPLGGVAVLSFMEWDGIGDPSWAGLANWAAALADPATYHAIWLSVQVMVVSWLVQTPISLLLGVLIAGRGRYRALLGVLYFLPMLLSAAAIAIAFKALLDPNFGMSRAFGLDFLSQDWLGDPTLALYVVIFVIAWQFVPFHTLLYQGGVRQIPKSLYEAAELDGAGRVRQFFHITLPQLRYTIITSSTMMLVGSLTYFDLVFVLTGGGPGDATRMLPLDMYLSGFSGNDMGRASTLAVLLVVAGLALALGLSRLSSFRRGSQLEGA; encoded by the coding sequence ATGAGCACGGTTCTCGAACAGCGGGACCGGGCGCCGGCACGCACGCCGGCGCCCGGCCGCGGCCGGCTGCGGACCGGCCCGAGCCCGCTGATGGCGGTGCCCGCGCTCGCGTTCTTCGGGGTGTTCGCGATCGTGCCGCTCGGCGGGGTCGCGGTGCTGAGCTTCATGGAGTGGGACGGCATCGGCGACCCGTCGTGGGCCGGGCTGGCGAACTGGGCCGCGGCGCTCGCCGACCCGGCGACCTACCACGCGATCTGGCTGTCGGTGCAGGTGATGGTGGTCAGCTGGCTGGTGCAGACGCCGATCTCGCTGCTGCTCGGCGTGCTCATCGCCGGGCGCGGCCGGTACCGCGCGCTGCTCGGGGTGCTGTACTTCCTGCCGATGCTGCTGTCCGCGGCGGCCATCGCGATCGCGTTCAAGGCGCTGCTGGACCCGAACTTCGGCATGAGCCGCGCGTTCGGGCTGGACTTCCTGTCGCAGGACTGGCTCGGCGACCCGACGCTCGCGCTGTACGTGGTGATCTTCGTGATCGCCTGGCAGTTCGTGCCCTTCCACACGCTGCTCTACCAGGGCGGGGTGCGGCAGATCCCGAAGTCGCTGTACGAGGCGGCGGAGCTGGACGGGGCGGGCCGGGTGCGGCAGTTCTTCCACATCACGCTGCCGCAGCTGCGCTACACGATCATCACCTCGTCGACGATGATGCTGGTCGGGTCGCTGACCTACTTCGACCTGGTGTTCGTGCTGACCGGCGGCGGCCCGGGCGACGCGACGCGGATGCTGCCGCTGGACATGTACCTGTCCGGGTTCTCCGGCAACGACATGGGGCGGGCGAGCACGCTGGCCGTGCTGCTGGTGGTCGCCGGGCTCGCGCTGGCGCTGGGGTTGTCGAGGCTGTCCAGCTTCCGGCGGGGCAGCCAGCTGGAGGGGGCGTGA
- a CDS encoding glycoside hydrolase family 3 N-terminal domain-containing protein — translation MTEPTWRDSALPAAARAEALLAEMTLEEKVAQLGSAWPGNEQLNGNVAPMQDVFARGGVPFEQARENGIGHLTRVFGTAPVSAADGAARVEALQREIVEETRLGIPAIVHEECLTGFTTYGATVYPAALAWAATFDPELVERMASAIADDMRASGVHQGLSPVLDVVRDYRWGRVEETLGEDPYLVGTLGAAYVRGLERNGIVATLKHFAGYSASRAARNHAPVSIGQRELRDVILPPFEMAIREGGARSVMNAYVDLDGVPAAANAPLLTGILRDEWGFEGVVVSDYWAIAFLGSMHRVADSTGQAGALALAAGIDVELPDTLCYGKELVELVRSGEVPESLVDRAVGRLLRQKAELGLLDADWAPRARPVDLDSPRNRAIARELAEKSVVLLANDGTLPLRAKRIAVVGPCADDPLAFMGCYSYPNHVLPRYPEYGIGVDAPSLLESLRAELPDAVITSAAGCPIRDEDRSGFAEAVKAARDADVCIAVVGDRAGLFGEGTSGEGCDAPDLRLPGVQDELLTELLATGTPVVVVVVSGRPYALGDHTGAAALVQAFMPGEEGGPALAGVLSGRTNFGGRLPVQVPRVAGAQPSTYLQPPLGGNSEGISNLDPSPLFPFGHGISYTTFDYEDLTLSAREVPTDGAVEVSVRVRNSGDRAGDEVVQLYFSDVLAQVTRPVRQLAGFARVTLDAGEARTVTFRLHADRLAFTGLDLRRIVEPGTIEVFAGRSADDLPCRAAFELTGPVREAGHDRVLTTPVQSPGETSPVS, via the coding sequence ATGACGGAACCGACCTGGCGCGACAGCGCGCTGCCCGCCGCCGCCCGAGCCGAGGCGCTGCTGGCGGAGATGACCCTCGAAGAGAAGGTGGCGCAGCTGGGCAGCGCATGGCCGGGCAACGAGCAGCTGAACGGCAACGTCGCGCCGATGCAGGACGTCTTCGCGCGTGGCGGGGTGCCGTTCGAGCAGGCGCGGGAGAACGGCATCGGGCACCTGACGCGGGTGTTCGGCACGGCGCCGGTCAGCGCGGCCGACGGCGCGGCGCGTGTTGAGGCGCTGCAGCGGGAGATCGTCGAGGAGACCCGGCTCGGCATCCCGGCGATCGTGCACGAGGAATGCCTGACCGGGTTCACCACCTACGGCGCCACGGTCTACCCGGCGGCGCTGGCGTGGGCGGCGACGTTCGACCCGGAGCTGGTCGAGCGGATGGCGTCGGCGATCGCGGACGACATGCGCGCTTCCGGGGTGCACCAGGGCCTGTCGCCGGTGCTGGACGTCGTGCGGGACTACCGGTGGGGCCGGGTCGAGGAGACCCTCGGTGAGGACCCCTACCTGGTCGGCACGCTCGGCGCCGCGTACGTGCGCGGCCTGGAGCGCAACGGGATCGTCGCCACGCTCAAGCACTTCGCCGGGTACTCGGCGTCGCGCGCGGCCCGCAACCACGCGCCGGTGTCGATCGGCCAGCGGGAGCTGCGGGACGTGATCCTGCCGCCGTTCGAGATGGCGATCCGCGAGGGTGGGGCGCGCTCGGTGATGAACGCCTACGTCGACCTCGACGGGGTGCCCGCGGCGGCGAACGCGCCGCTGCTGACCGGGATCCTGCGGGACGAGTGGGGTTTCGAGGGCGTGGTGGTGTCCGACTACTGGGCCATCGCGTTCCTGGGCAGCATGCACCGGGTCGCCGACAGCACCGGGCAGGCCGGGGCGCTCGCGCTGGCTGCGGGCATCGACGTCGAGCTGCCGGACACCCTGTGCTACGGCAAGGAACTCGTCGAGCTGGTGCGATCGGGCGAGGTGCCGGAGTCCCTTGTGGACCGCGCGGTCGGGCGGCTGCTGCGTCAGAAGGCGGAGCTTGGCCTGCTCGACGCGGACTGGGCGCCGCGGGCGCGGCCGGTGGACCTGGACTCGCCACGCAACCGCGCGATCGCGCGGGAACTGGCGGAGAAGTCGGTGGTGCTGCTGGCCAACGACGGCACGCTGCCGTTGCGCGCGAAGCGGATCGCGGTCGTCGGCCCGTGCGCGGACGACCCGTTGGCGTTCATGGGCTGCTACTCCTACCCGAACCACGTGCTGCCGCGCTATCCCGAGTACGGCATCGGTGTCGACGCGCCGTCGCTGCTGGAGTCGCTGCGCGCGGAACTGCCGGACGCGGTGATCACTTCGGCGGCCGGCTGCCCGATCCGCGACGAGGACCGGTCCGGCTTCGCCGAAGCAGTGAAAGCCGCGCGAGACGCGGACGTGTGCATCGCGGTGGTCGGCGACCGCGCGGGCCTGTTCGGCGAGGGCACCTCCGGCGAGGGCTGCGACGCGCCGGACCTGCGCCTGCCCGGCGTGCAGGACGAGCTGCTGACGGAACTGCTGGCCACCGGCACGCCGGTGGTGGTGGTCGTGGTGTCCGGCCGTCCGTACGCGCTGGGGGACCACACCGGGGCGGCGGCCCTGGTGCAGGCGTTCATGCCCGGCGAGGAGGGCGGGCCCGCGCTGGCGGGTGTCCTGTCTGGACGGACGAACTTCGGCGGGCGGCTTCCGGTGCAGGTGCCGCGGGTGGCCGGCGCGCAGCCGAGCACCTACCTGCAGCCCCCGCTCGGCGGCAACAGCGAGGGCATCAGCAACCTCGACCCGAGCCCGCTGTTCCCGTTCGGGCACGGCATCTCCTACACCACGTTCGACTACGAGGACCTGACGCTGAGCGCCCGCGAGGTGCCGACCGACGGTGCGGTCGAGGTCTCGGTGCGGGTGCGCAACTCCGGCGACCGCGCCGGGGACGAGGTTGTGCAGCTGTACTTCAGCGACGTGCTGGCGCAGGTGACCCGCCCGGTGCGGCAGCTGGCCGGGTTCGCGCGGGTCACCCTCGACGCGGGGGAGGCGCGCACGGTGACGTTCCGGCTGCACGCCGACCGGCTCGCGTTCACCGGACTGGACCTGCGCCGGATCGTCGAACCCGGCACGATCGAGGTGTTCGCCGGCCGCTCGGCCGACGACCTGCCCTGCCGCGCCGCGTTCGAGCTGACCGGCCCGGTGCGCGAGGCCGGGCACGACCGCGTGCTGACCACACCGGTTCAGTCGCCCGGGGAGACCAGCCCGGTTTCGTAG
- a CDS encoding extracellular solute-binding protein — protein MTLVKRRTAVIAAGLAAVLSLTTACGSSGPSGGGGATAWALTGGDEQTFRTSFESSGVDAQYFGNDAYKQKIRTAIGANEAPTLVFSWSGGLLQSWVDSGKIMDLSGEAANDPAFVNRFLPSVARTGVLDGKTYAVPNNGMQPVVLFYNKELFDRIGAQPPKTWDEMMALVPRFNEAGIAPFSLGGQSKWPQLMWEEYLVDRIGGPEVFNNIVAGKPGAWSDPAIIRANTMIQQLVDAGGFVRGFNSIATDSNADTALLFTGKAAMYLMGSWAFPTIKQADPEFISSGKLGWTTFPTVPGGKGDPANIVGNPANYWSVSATASDEQKQAALRYLREDLMNDSYVDSLLAGGSVPPLTGIEDKLAKTEDPQYLSYVYQMASKAPNFQLSWDQALSPGQADALLTNLEQLFLKQITPEQFSANMNATIGQ, from the coding sequence ATGACACTGGTCAAGCGGCGCACCGCCGTGATCGCGGCCGGCCTGGCCGCGGTTCTCTCCCTCACCACCGCGTGCGGCTCCAGCGGTCCCTCCGGCGGGGGCGGCGCCACCGCGTGGGCGCTCACCGGCGGCGACGAGCAGACGTTCCGGACGTCCTTCGAGTCGTCCGGGGTCGACGCGCAGTACTTCGGCAACGACGCGTACAAGCAGAAGATCCGCACCGCGATCGGCGCCAACGAGGCCCCGACGCTGGTCTTCAGCTGGAGCGGCGGCCTGCTCCAGTCCTGGGTGGACTCCGGCAAGATCATGGACCTGTCCGGCGAGGCCGCGAACGACCCGGCGTTCGTGAACCGCTTCCTGCCGTCGGTGGCGCGCACCGGCGTGCTCGACGGCAAGACCTACGCCGTGCCGAACAACGGCATGCAACCGGTCGTGCTGTTCTACAACAAGGAACTGTTCGACCGGATCGGCGCGCAGCCGCCGAAGACGTGGGACGAGATGATGGCCCTGGTGCCACGGTTCAACGAGGCCGGCATCGCGCCGTTCTCCCTCGGCGGGCAGAGCAAGTGGCCGCAGCTGATGTGGGAGGAGTACCTCGTCGACCGCATCGGCGGGCCCGAGGTGTTCAACAACATCGTCGCGGGCAAGCCCGGCGCGTGGTCGGACCCGGCGATCATCCGCGCCAACACGATGATCCAGCAGCTCGTCGACGCAGGCGGGTTCGTCCGCGGGTTCAACTCGATCGCGACCGACAGCAACGCCGACACCGCGCTGCTGTTCACCGGCAAGGCCGCGATGTACCTGATGGGCTCCTGGGCCTTCCCCACCATCAAGCAGGCCGACCCCGAGTTCATCTCGAGCGGCAAGCTCGGCTGGACCACCTTCCCCACCGTGCCCGGCGGCAAGGGCGACCCGGCGAACATCGTCGGCAACCCGGCCAACTACTGGTCCGTCTCGGCCACCGCGAGCGACGAGCAGAAGCAGGCCGCGCTGCGCTACCTGCGCGAGGACCTGATGAACGACTCCTACGTCGACTCGCTGCTCGCCGGCGGTTCGGTGCCGCCGCTCACCGGCATCGAGGACAAGCTCGCGAAAACCGAGGACCCGCAGTACCTGTCCTACGTGTACCAAATGGCGAGCAAGGCGCCGAACTTCCAGCTGTCCTGGGATCAGGCGCTCTCCCCCGGCCAGGCCGACGCGCTGCTGACCAACCTGGAGCAGCTGTTCCTCAAGCAGATCACGCCGGAACAGTTCTCCGCCAACATGAACGCGACGATCGGGCAATGA
- a CDS encoding sensor histidine kinase encodes MWELVVAAVACLVAAVLAVRLGRARRAFARALEERGWLLERERESAARSAVDDERARIARELHDIVSHNVSVMVVQTGAARRVLATEPGQAATALEAVEAAGRDTMTELRNLLGVLAPPADGDETADLSPQPSLSRLSPLIDRIAFAGLPVEVRVSGEPRPLPSGVDLTAYRIIQEALTNALKHGDGRQAEVTVRYSDRYLRVEVLNSGPSVLSGDAPAPSGETEEGRGLLGLRQRVAVFGGDLDARRRIGGGFRVRAKIPLERP; translated from the coding sequence GTGTGGGAACTGGTTGTCGCCGCGGTGGCGTGCCTGGTGGCCGCGGTGCTGGCGGTCCGGCTCGGGCGCGCGCGGCGGGCGTTCGCGAGGGCGCTGGAGGAGCGCGGCTGGCTGCTGGAGCGGGAACGGGAAAGCGCGGCGCGCAGCGCGGTCGACGACGAGCGGGCCCGGATCGCGCGGGAGCTGCACGACATCGTCAGCCACAACGTGAGCGTCATGGTGGTGCAGACCGGGGCCGCGCGCCGGGTGCTCGCGACCGAACCCGGGCAGGCCGCGACGGCGCTGGAAGCGGTCGAGGCGGCCGGGCGGGACACGATGACCGAGCTGCGGAACCTGCTCGGCGTGCTCGCCCCGCCCGCCGACGGTGACGAGACCGCGGACCTGTCGCCGCAACCCAGCCTGAGCAGGCTCAGCCCGCTGATCGACCGGATCGCGTTCGCCGGGCTGCCGGTGGAGGTCCGCGTGTCCGGCGAGCCGCGGCCGCTGCCGTCCGGTGTGGACCTGACGGCGTACCGGATCATCCAGGAAGCGCTCACCAACGCACTCAAGCACGGCGACGGGCGGCAGGCGGAGGTGACTGTCCGGTACTCCGACCGCTACCTGCGGGTCGAGGTGCTCAACAGCGGGCCCAGCGTGCTGTCCGGGGACGCGCCGGCCCCGTCCGGCGAGACCGAGGAGGGACGCGGCCTACTCGGGTTGCGGCAGCGCGTGGCCGTGTTCGGCGGCGACCTGGACGCCCGGCGGCGCATCGGCGGCGGGTTCCGGGTCCGGGCGAAGATCCCGCTGGAGCGGCCGTGA
- a CDS encoding ABC transporter ATP-binding protein produces MAGVTRDDGAVVRLTDVRKEYSESVALDGVSLEIRAGEAVAVMGPSGSGKSTLLNMVAGLDRPTSGSVVVHGEDLGKLNETGLALFRRRRIGMIFQFFNLLDDLPALDNVALAAQLTGTPAGQARKRALELLDELGIAGRRNIYPARLSGGERQRVAVARALMNRPALLLADEPTGALDSRSGEQVMDLLLDLNQIGQTLLLVTHDERLATRCASRVVEVADGRVARETSLERTP; encoded by the coding sequence ATGGCCGGCGTGACCAGAGATGACGGCGCGGTCGTGCGGTTGACCGACGTGCGCAAGGAGTACAGCGAATCGGTCGCCCTGGACGGGGTCTCCCTGGAGATCCGGGCCGGGGAGGCGGTCGCGGTGATGGGACCCTCCGGCAGCGGCAAGTCCACGCTGCTGAACATGGTGGCCGGGCTGGACCGCCCGACGTCCGGCTCGGTCGTCGTGCACGGCGAGGACCTGGGGAAGCTCAACGAGACCGGGCTGGCGCTGTTCCGCCGCCGCCGGATCGGCATGATCTTCCAGTTCTTCAACCTGCTCGACGACCTGCCCGCGCTGGACAACGTGGCGCTCGCCGCCCAGCTCACCGGCACCCCGGCCGGCCAGGCCCGCAAGCGCGCGCTCGAACTGCTCGACGAGCTCGGCATCGCCGGGCGCCGCAACATCTACCCGGCCCGGCTGAGCGGCGGCGAGCGGCAGCGCGTCGCGGTCGCGCGGGCGCTGATGAACCGGCCCGCGCTGCTGCTGGCCGACGAGCCGACCGGCGCGCTGGACAGCCGATCCGGCGAGCAGGTGATGGACCTGCTGCTCGACCTCAACCAGATCGGGCAGACGCTGCTGCTGGTGACGCACGACGAGCGGCTCGCCACCCGGTGCGCGAGCCGCGTGGTCGAGGTCGCCGACGGGCGGGTCGCGCGCGAGACCAGCCTGGAGCGGACGCCGTGA